The following coding sequences lie in one Cucurbita pepo subsp. pepo cultivar mu-cu-16 chromosome LG13, ASM280686v2, whole genome shotgun sequence genomic window:
- the LOC111809222 gene encoding 14 kDa proline-rich protein DC2.15-like, with product MASKATPSLAFLLSLNLLFFSLVSACSDCYVPSPPMPNPCPPTIPNPPSGHGKCPRDTLKLGVCAKLLGGLLDVTVGKPPVTPCCSLIEGLVDLEAAVCLCTAIKANVLGNNLNIPVSLSLLLNVCKKKVPEGFKC from the coding sequence ATGGCTTCCAAAGCTACACCCTCCCTTGCCTTCCTCCTCTCTTTAaatctcctcttcttttccCTTGTCTCAGCCTGCAGCGACTGCTATGTCCCTTCCCCTCCCATGCCCAACCCATGCCCTCCTACTATACCAAACCCTCCATCTGGCCATGGAAAGTGCCCAAGGGACACTCTTAAACTTGGTGTCTGCGCCAAGCTTCTCGGCGGCCTCCTTGACGTTACCGTCGGCAAGCCCCCTGTGACGCCATGCTGCAGCCTCATCGAAGGCCTTGTGGACCTGGAAGCTGCTGTCTGCCTTTGCACTGCCATTAAAGCCAATGTGTTGGGCAACAACCTTAACATCCCTGTCTCCCTCAGCTTGCTCCTTAATGTCTGCAAGAAGAAGGTTCCCGAGGGATTCAAGTGCTGA
- the LOC111809220 gene encoding 14 kDa proline-rich protein DC2.15-like, whose protein sequence is MASKATPSLAFLLSLNLLFFSLVSACSDCYVPSPPIPNPCPPTMPNPPSAHGKCPRDTLKFGVCAKLLGGLLDVTIGKPPVTPCCSLIEGLVDLEAAVCLCTAIKANVLGNNLNIPVSLSLLLNVCKKKVPEGFKC, encoded by the coding sequence ATGGCTTCCAAAGCTACACCCTCTCTTGccttcctcctctctctcaatctcctcttcttttccCTTGTCTCAGCCTGCAGCGACTGCTATGTCCCTTCCCCTCCCATTCCCAACCCATGCCCTCCTACAATGCCAAACCCTCCATCTGCCCATGGAAAGTGCCCTAGGGACACTCTTAAATTCGGCGTCTGCGCCAAGCTGCTCGGCGGCCTCCTTGACGTTACCATCGGCAAGCCCCCTGTGACGCCGTGCTGCAGCCTCATCGAAGGCCTTGTCGATCTCGAAGCTGCTGTCTGCCTTTGCACTGCCATTAAAGCCAATGTGTTGGGCAACAACCTTAACATCCCTGTCTCCCTCAGCTTGCTCCTTAATGTCTGCAAGAAGAAGGTTCCCGAGGGATTCAAGTGCTGA
- the LOC111809090 gene encoding 14 kDa proline-rich protein DC2.15-like: MASKATASLALLLALNLFFFSLVSACGDCYPNPTPSPEDGKCPKDTLKLGVCAKLLGGLVDATIGKPPVTPCCSLINGLVDLEAAVCLCTALKANVLGKDLNIPISLSLLLNACGKKVPNGFQC, translated from the coding sequence ATGGCTTCCAAAGCTACTGCCTCTCTCGCCTTACTCCTCGCTCtcaatcttttcttcttctccctcgTCTCGGCCTGCGGTGACTGCTACCCTAACCCCACACCTTCCCCTGAGGATGGAAAATGCCCTAAAGACACTCTTAAACTAGGAGTTTGTGCCAAATTGCTCGGCGGTCTCGTCGATGCAACCATCGGCAAGCCACCCGTGACTCCCTGCTGCAGTCTGATCAATGGCCTAGTTGATCTTGAAGCTGCTGTGTGTCTTTGCACTGCCCTTAAAGCCAATGTGTTAGGAAAGGACCTCAACATCCCCATCTCCCTCAGCTTGCTTCTCAATGCCTGCGGCAAGAAAGTTCCCAATGGATTCCAGTGCTAA
- the LOC111809205 gene encoding 14 kDa proline-rich protein DC2.15-like isoform X1 encodes MASKATASLAFLLSLNLLFFSLVSACSDCYVPSPPIPNPCPPTMPNPPSAHGKCPRDTLKLGVCAKLLGGLLDVTIGKPPVTPCCSLIEGLVDLEAAVCLCTAIKANVLGNNLNIPVSLSLLLNVCKKNVPEGFKC; translated from the coding sequence ATGGCTTCCAAAGCTACAGCCTCCCTTGccttcctcctctctctcaatctcctcttcttttcACTTGTCTCAGCCTGCAGTGACTGCTATGTCCCTTCCCCTCCCATTCCCAACCCATGCCCTCCTACAATGCCAAACCCTCCATCTGCCCATGGAAAGTGCCCTAGGGACACTCTTAAACTCGGCGTCTGCGCCAAGCTGCTCGGCGGCCTCCTTGACGTTACCATCGGCAAGCCCCCTGTGACGCCGTGCTGCAGCCTCATCGAAGGCCTTGTGGACCTGGAAGCTGCTGTCTGCCTTTGCACTGCCATTAAAGCCAATGTGTTGGGCAACAACCTTAACATCCCTGTCTCCCTCAGCTTGCTCCTTAATGTCTGCAAGAAGAACGTTCCCGAGGGATTCAAATGCTGA
- the LOC111809082 gene encoding 14 kDa proline-rich protein DC2.15-like, translating into MASKATASLAFLLALNLFFFSLVSACGDCYPNPTPSPENGKCPKDTLKLGVCAKLLGGLVDATIGKPPVTPCCSLINGLVDLEAAVCLCTALKANVLGKDLNIPISLSLLLNACGKKVPNGFQC; encoded by the coding sequence ATGGCTTCCAAAGCTACTGCCTCTCTCGCCTTCCTCCTCGCTCtcaatcttttcttcttctccctcgTCTCGGCCTGCGGCGACTGCTACCCTAACCCCACACCTTCCCCTGAGAATGGAAAATGCCCTAAAGACACTCTTAAGCTAGGAGTTTGTGCCAAATTGCTCGGCGGTCTGGTCGATGCAACCATCGGCAAGCCACCGGTGACTCCCTGCTGCAGTCTGATCAATGGCCTAGTTGATCTTGAAGCTGCGGTGTGTCTTTGCACTGCCCTTAAAGCCAATGTGTTAGGAAAGGACCTCAACATCCCCATCTCCCTCAGCTTGCTTCTCAATGCCTGCGGCAAGAAAGTTCCCAATGGATTCCAGTGCTAA
- the LOC111809083 gene encoding 14 kDa proline-rich protein DC2.15-like, whose amino-acid sequence MASKATASLALLLALNLFFFSLVSACGDCYPNPTPSPEDGKCPKDTLKLGVCAKLLGGLVDATIGKPPVTPCCSLINGLVDLEAAVCLCTALKANVLGKDLNIPISLSLLLNACGKKVPNGFQC is encoded by the coding sequence ATGGCTTCCAAAGCTACTGCCTCTCTCGCCTTACTCCTCGCTCtcaatcttttcttcttctccctcgTCTCGGCCTGTGGTGACTGCTACCCTAACCCCACACCTTCCCCTGAGGATGGAAAATGCCCTAAAGACACTCTTAAACTAGGAGTTTGTGCCAAATTGCTCGGCGGTCTCGTCGATGCAACCATCGGCAAGCCACCCGTGACTCCCTGCTGCAGTCTGATCAATGGCCTAGTTGATCTTGAAGCTGCTGTGTGTCTTTGCACTGCCCTTAAAGCCAATGTGTTAGGAAAGGACCTCAACATCCCCATCTCCCTCAGCTTGCTTCTCAATGCCTGCGGCAAGAAAGTTCCCAATGGATTCCAGTGCTAA
- the LOC111809088 gene encoding 14 kDa proline-rich protein DC2.15-like, producing the protein MASKATASLAFLLSLNLLFFSLVSACSDCYVPSPPIPNPCPPTMPNPPSAHGKCPRDTLKLGVCAKLLGGLLDVTIGKPPVTPCCSLIEGLVDLEAAVCLCTAIKANVLGNNLNIPVSLSLLLNVCKKKVPEGFKC; encoded by the coding sequence ATGGCTTCCAAAGCTACAGCCTCCCTTGccttcctcctctctctcaatctcctcttcttttcACTTGTCTCAGCCTGCAGTGACTGCTATGTCCCTTCCCCTCCCATTCCCAACCCATGCCCTCCTACAATGCCGAACCCTCCATCTGCCCATGGAAAGTGCCCTAGGGACACTCTTAAACTCGGCGTCTGCGCCAAGCTGCTCGGCGGCCTCCTTGACGTTACCATCGGCAAGCCCCCTGTGACGCCGTGCTGCAGCCTCATCGAAGGCCTTGTCGACCTCGAAGCTGCTGTCTGCCTTTGCACTGCCATTAAAGCCAATGTGTTGGGCAACAACCTTAACATCCCTGTCTCCCTCAGCTTGCTCCTTAATGTCTGCAAGAAGAAGGTTCCCGAGGGATTCAAGTGCTGA
- the LOC111809205 gene encoding 14 kDa proline-rich protein DC2.15-like isoform X2 yields MASKATASLAFLLSLNLLFFSLVSACSDCYCPRDTLKLGVCAKLLGGLLDVTIGKPPVTPCCSLIEGLVDLEAAVCLCTAIKANVLGNNLNIPVSLSLLLNVCKKNVPEGFKC; encoded by the exons ATGGCTTCCAAAGCTACAGCCTCCCTTGccttcctcctctctctcaatctcctcttcttttcACTTGTCTCAGCCTGCAGTGACTGCTAT TGCCCTAGGGACACTCTTAAACTCGGCGTCTGCGCCAAGCTGCTCGGCGGCCTCCTTGACGTTACCATCGGCAAGCCCCCTGTGACGCCGTGCTGCAGCCTCATCGAAGGCCTTGTGGACCTGGAAGCTGCTGTCTGCCTTTGCACTGCCATTAAAGCCAATGTGTTGGGCAACAACCTTAACATCCCTGTCTCCCTCAGCTTGCTCCTTAATGTCTGCAAGAAGAACGTTCCCGAGGGATTCAAATGCTGA
- the LOC111809193 gene encoding 14 kDa proline-rich protein DC2.15-like yields the protein MASKATASLAFLLALNLFFFSLVSACGNCYPNPTPSPEDGKCPKDTLKLGVCAKLLGGLVDATIGKPPVTPCCSLINGLVDLEAAVCLCTALKANVLGKDLNIPISLSLLLNACGKKVPNGFQC from the coding sequence ATGGCTTCCAAAGCTACTGCCTCTCTCGCCTTCCTCCTCGCTCtcaatcttttcttcttctccctcgTCTCGGCCTGCGGTAACTGCTACCCTAACCCCACACCTTCCCCTGAGGATGGAAAATGCCCTAAAGACACTCTTAAACTAGGAGTTTGTGCCAAATTGCTCGGTGGTCTGGTCGATGCAACCATCGGCAAGCCACCCGTGACTCCCTGCTGCAGTCTGATCAATGGCCTAGTTGATCTTGAAGCTGCTGTGTGTCTTTGCACTGCCCTTAAAGCCAATGTGTTAGGAAAGGACCTCAACATCCCCATCTCCCTCAGCTTGCTTCTCAATGCCTGCGGCAAGAAAGTTCCCAATGGATTCCAGTGCTAA
- the LOC111809217 gene encoding 14 kDa proline-rich protein DC2.15-like — MASKATPSLAFLLSFNLIFFSLVSACSDCYVPSPPMPNPCPPTQPNPPSAHGKCPRDTLKLGVCAKLLGGLLDVTIGKPPVTPCCSLIEGLVDLEAAVCLCTAIKANVLGNNLNIPVSLSLLLNVCKKKVPEGFKC; from the coding sequence ATGGCTTCCAAAGCTACACCCTCCCTTGCCTTCCTCCTCTCTTTCAatctcatcttcttttccCTTGTCTCAGCCTGCAGCGACTGCTATGTCCCTTCCCCTCCCATGCCCAACCCATGCCCTCCTACACAGCCAAACCCTCCATCTGCCCATGGAAAGTGCCCAAGGGACACTCTTAAACTCGGCGTCTGCGCCAAGCTGCTCGGCGGCCTCCTTGACGTTACCATCGGGAAGCCCCCTGTGACGCCATGCTGCAGCCTCATCGAAGGCCTTGTGGATCTCGAAGCTGCTGTCTGTCTTTGCACTGCCATTAAAGCCAATGTGTTGGGCAACAACCTTAACATCCCTGTCTCCCTCAGCTTGCTCCTTAATGTCTGCAAGAAGAAGGTTCCCGAGGGATTCAAGTGCTGA